GTTTCGCGACCAAAACAGTTTTAACTAcctaatatgttattatttataaacactgGCTCTTGCATATTGTGGATGGACAATTTACCGACCGCCCCGCCCGTTGATTGTTTGGCGAAAAGTTTCGATAATCAATTGTTATTGAAAACCTACTCTGCCAAAAATCTCTCGTACTTTATTGAATCTAAACTTTTTAATCATGAATTGCATCCTCGCTTTTCATAACTTTTGATACTAAATAATTTTGTAACCACATACTTTCTTCTTTTCTAACATATTCTTATGTTAGATTGTAGCTACCATTATGCTTTTCAAAGTGCctgaaaaaaacactaaaatgttTACTTCATTAATACTGTTATCTTTCATATCGCTATTGAACTCGTCGTTCTATTGTAAATATTGAATAGATAACGTTTAACTTAAATTTAAGTTGACCCTTAGCGGGTTAAAGAAAGTATAAAGTGAAAATCAACTACATATATGTGTTATTGCAAATTTTATTACGCATGACATCTGTTTAATGCCAACTTAATACAATGGGATGCTTTTATTTCTAATGTAGcttattattaaataatgatttacTTGAATGAATGGTACCTGTATAAACGTCGGGACATGTATTGATTTTCATGATATGCATTTGGATGTTGTTTCAGGCTTCAATGGTGAACTGAAATGACGTACCATTTGTGAAAACAGATCATACGTTTTCCGATCTTGAGCAAGACAATACAATGGCCAGCATCGCGGAAGTTTTAAGTGACCAGGAAAAGACCAACTGGCTAAATGCTTGTAtagcattaaatatattaaaatctgGTTTAAAAGACTTTGTAAATCAGGAGATGCAAAGGGTAAAGACACACATGTTTCATTCGGCCCATAGAAAATTGAATTTGCCTGATACGGAAATGTGTACGATGTGTAACGTTGCCTGTTTAGTACCCTGTCCCACAAAAGGATATTGCAAAAGAAGTGGGAAACGATGTACAAATGGGCATCGCCGATGTCCAAAAAACATTTGCAACGAGATCAGCAATCTTATTATAAAAGAGCTAAGACATTCTAAACCTTCGTGGGCGAATACAGAAGCGGAGCAATGGGCATTCAATCAATGGCAGATTGCAAAATGTTTCCTACCCCCAGACGGGTATACTGGGGTGGGTTCAGTTGAAGACACAGACTTTAATGGTATAATAAGCGTAATGTTGAACTGCAAAACATTTGACCTGAAATTGTCTTTTCCCATTGCACATAATCAGCCAAACCAGTGTCTGTTGTCAAAGGTAAGTTTTCAATATGAATTGGTTGTTTCACTTTATAGGTTTACACACATAAAAGCGCGGGAAATACTAAACGACAAGTGTATAGACAAACTATCTTTATGATTAATGTCCAATGGTTCATTCAGATGTTCGATGCTTTGCAAGAAAATTAACAATACAACAACAAcgtcaaatacatgtttttacacgggaagcggacaacgacaacgagccgAGCGAGGACTGGTATAGGGgtgataaccctgggttatggttaggttagggttagggatCCTACACGGGTAACCTTACcgtaaatgtttgataatatttttaaagtttcgTTTTTGACGTTGTTATATGTTCACGtaattcagaatttttttttttaattgataatcaAGTTTTTTGAAAAAGTCGTTTAATTGTTTCAACCTTCCGATATATGTTAGTGGTTTATAGGTTTCTTTATCAACAGGCACGTGCGTTTGGTAGAGCCGTTCGTCATACGCCAAATTTTACGATGAAAGAAGACGTTCTTCAGGATATGTTCAATACCTTGTCAGCCATATTGAAAGACCCAAAATGCCTAGGAAACGATATATCTGCACAGGAAGCAGAACGGAAATTGAATCAGGTGCATGTTAACTACACAGTTTAGAAaccattaaaattcattttctgtATTAATTCAGCAATAATACATAAAGTAATAATTAAGTATCTGCATTATTGAAAATAGGAACAaaatgtaattttgaacttaacttGTATACGCCAACATACCATATATGTATGATGTATATATTAAGTAGTTTTCTTATCGTTAATTGTCAATAATAAGGAACAAATTAAAAAGATAAAAGCGGGATTGCATGATGATTTgcatcaaatatttatgaaataatataaaatgtgtaaaaacttattatacatatatttcaatatattattaaattaaaataaaagttaagaagaacatgtgtcgaaaaatgcgaaataagcaagatatttaatattgaaatcgaaaatgtttgtaaagtcgaattcgccagcatgtatatcatgcatgaacgatgtgaatctaaatttagttttacggatcattttaatttcctgtaaCGATATCtaatcatacgacacacgaacactaactccgatcctaataaaaagacgcaTGCTACGTGTATTGTAGGAAAATAaatacgaaatatcttcgtcacaatcggctcggggcgcttatttgtctttgctgcattttttgaacttcgtcttcaatgtataatttttcttgccttttttgtgttattgtaacatatttttatcaatatagtagaatttaacacatataaaaatcgtgcagtcccgcttaaATGTAACAGCAATATTATACTGAAATCACCTGAAACAGAACGCTTTAACATTTGAAGTTTACACTTATTATGTGCTTCAAATAGTAAATGTCAGCTTTTCTATGAACAGCTACGAAATGACAAGATGACTTCTCCGGAAATGATTCAGCTAGTGTTATATGCACAGAATGAGAAAAAGAGAATTACCGAGGAAAACAAGATAGGTATTGACATGAAACTCAAAAAGATCAGCAGAATTATGAACCATTGCAAACACAAACGATTGGGACCAgtttttcaattttcaattttaGCTCACTTGCGCACAAAGTGCAAATGGCTAGCTATTGTGGTCATTCTATGTCCGGCGAACGTCTTCGTGCGTCGTATATCTCATGCCGCCCTTCATAAATGTttaccttgttaccactctagaggccacatatgtTTCAGTCATTTCTGATAAAACTTAATCCGAATGTTGTTATTGACAAAACCTAGGCCGAGTTTAAATCTTGGTTACGCGCATAAAAAACTAAATCACCAGTTAAAATCTTAGAAACAAAGTGTGTTACCACTGTAAAGACAACATTtactttgatgaaacttgatcagagtGCTTACCTGGATAATATTAAGGACATGCtggaggtcaccaggtcaaatcttagaaaaaccttgttaccaaaCCAGAAGCCAaatgtatgactcaatcttaataaaacatgATCCGAATGTTAACCTTGACAACTCCTAGGCTGCATTCGAATTTAGATCACTTGCGCCTAGAACCTATATCACAAGgtcaattcttttttttaaatcccatTAATACCGCTTTAGAAGCCACATATATGACTCGATTTTGAAGAACCTTagccagaatgtttatcatgcCAATATCAAAGccgagttcaaatctgggtcacttgTATCCAAAAGCTAGGTAAATTCAGAGAAAAATGATTGTAACCACTCTAGAGAAAacattaatgaataaataattatgaaatgttgTATGTTTATTCAGTCAATGTCAATGCCGAGTTCGAATTTGAGGTTCGTGTGTCGAATACTAAGTCAACGAGGCAAATCCTAGAAAAACATTGTCATcactatagaagccacatttaataataaatcttgatgagacttggtcagaaggtttatcTAGATAATATCTCGGAAACGTTTGAATCTGAATCACGTATGTCCAAAGAATTAGGTCTcctggtcaaatcttacaaaaaccgtATTACCAATATGGAGGCCACATTTAAGTAAATCTTTATAAATCAAGTCAGAATGTTTACTTTGTTAATTTCGAGTTTCTCCAGAACTTTACGATGCATTCAAAAAGCAATCCAATATTCTTCATCACAGTAACAATACCAGAGTTGATatcgtattttgtttatttcaagagTATTATTGTTTGTGCGATAACTTTGTTTTGATTGTTGTGTGTCGCGTATGTTACATAAACGATTGGTAATATCTTAAACATAACCAACGTGTTTTTTGCAGATTTTCGGCACCGATTAGTAGAATTGTATAACAAGTTGAGGAGCGTACCCGTGTTCCCACTGGTGCCTTGCAACGACAGGcctttaagaaaaatatattgtaCACCCATACTTCTCCATATTCCGAAGCATACATTTGGGTCACGTACAAACACTGAAAAAATACGGACATACATGGATATTATATTTACGAATGGCGAGTTAAACAAGAATGTATTCATTCAAGGAGAACCTGGTATTGGGAAATCAATATTTGTTGCCAAGATGGTGCTTGACTGGTGTGATGCTTCTTTATCCAAACATCCCTCTTCTAAGAAAACGGCCTTCTGTGATATTGAAACATTGTTAGTATACAAGTTCGTTTTTCTCGTTACACTAAGAGATGCCAATCGTCAAAGGGAAGTGATTGATATGATAAAATCACAAATTGTAGATGAGATATATTCGTCGGAAGAAGATCGCGGTAACGCTTACACAATTGTCCAGCAAATAATGAAGTCAGAAATGTGTCTTGTAATTCAAGACGGAATGGATGAATGGTCTGATTACAACGGTGTTAATGTTCTTCCTGTAATGGTATTGTGTCATAGTCATAGCACTGTAAAGTCGACCGCTTATTTGAACTGGCTGGAATTGAAGATGAAAAGAGGTTCAGTAGAAAGATCCTAGGACTTTTAATAAATGACGATATGGAAAAACATGCCGATTTTTTGGAATATGTTGAGAAAAATAATCTGCATGATTTGTTACGAACGCCAATGCTGAATTCGCTAATAGTATGTTCTTGGATAGATGGTGCTCATTTGACTGGGTCAATGTGTACGATATACAGCATTTTACTCGATTGTCTTTTCAAAAAAACTAGCGATAGAATAGAGTATTTCCAATCGGCACCATTTAAATGTTTCGAGAATAGACAATATTTGAAGCCCAATTTTGAGTGTTTAGAAGCGCTTTCAAAAGCGGGATTTCATActttgttctgttctgaaaaggaaAATTCTGTAGTTTTTAGTGACAGGGAATTGCTAAAATATATCTCTCCAGAACAAAAACTTGTAGCTTTGAAAAGTGGTGTGTTATTGGAAAGGAAAAGTACACAACTAACAATCAGAACATCAACGTGTTCATTAATATACAAAAGCATTCAAGAATTTTTTGCTGCGTTTCACTGTGCAAGAGATGAAAACGTCATTGATAATAACCTTAAAGGTTACATCACCCAATCAGATAACCTTTGCCTCGACATGGCGAGGGTACTGCAGTTTCTGTGTGGATTGGATATTAAGTCGGCAAACAAATTATCTGTTATCATTTATGAACATTCAAAATCTCTCGACCTTCAAGTCAGGCATCAAAGGGAACTTCAAAGTATGGTATTGAATGGCTATGTAGAGGCAATATTCGACAATAAGAATGCGGGTGACATATGTCTAAAATTAAGTTATTTTGATTTTACAAcgttaaacataaacaaacataaacacacTGATTTGAAGGAGATTTTGCTCATAAATAAGTCAAACGTTAGAACGTTACGTTTAAATCCAGATGCCCTTCGTTGTCTGGAGTTGAGTGATTTTGAAGAAATACTTCATTTGTCGGAAACTTGCATCGAGCGTATGTATATATATGCCAATGACCGTACACACCTGAAGACATTGACGACGTCTACATACTTTGAATTCATGTCAACCAGTTATAATTTGGATTTGTCGTCTTGTCAAAATCTGAAGAAACTACACATAGATGGACCACTAAATGTGTTACCGAATGCGTTTCAAGGACTTTCCATGTTGAAATGTGCCCGTCTGAAATGCAAATGCAATTTCTTAAACGTATCCACGTGCCAGAACTTAAACGAGTTATATGTTGGTGAACATGTTACATTATTACAGAATGCTTTGATCGGATTGATGAATCTTAAAATGTTAACAGTAAAATCCGTATGTGATACAAAGATTACATTAGATTTGTCTACGTGCCGCGGTTTGGAACAACTTATTATCGAGGGTGATGTGATCTTATTACCAAACGCCTTGTGCGAACTTGTTGAATTAAAAAGCATAAAATTATGGTGTGAATGTGTTGGATTAGACGTATCTTCGTGTCACAATCTGGAAGAAATGGTAATCTTTAATGGTGTAACTTTAGCATCAAATGTCATCTTGGAACTATTAAAACTTATACGCGTGACGATTAAAGGCCGCTGTGATACACTTGATTTGTCTCTATGTGCTCATCTCGAAGACGTTGTTATTGATGGGGAAGTGATGTTGCTGCCAAATGCATTAAAAGGACTAAGACAATTGAAAAGAATTTCATTAAGATGTTTATGTAGTGATTTAGACTTGACCCAATGCGATAATTTGGAATGCATAGACCTCGGGGAGAATGTAACAGTGTTACCAAATACACTTGCCAATGTTAAAACCATGGCAAGATTCACCTTGAGTAATAACGGACATAAATCAGCGGACATTTTAAAATGGTGGCCAGTACACATGGGGGGTATCTCTTTACCGCCGAATTTAAACAACGTGGTATTGAGACGCTTGAACTTTCCCCCTATGTGGCTTAAGTGTTTATTAGGAACATTGTCGAAATCAGACCATCCGTCGCAATACACGTTTGACATGTGTTCCATTACAACCAATGTGGAGAGCAGAGAACAAACTTCAGAGGGAGTAACACATTTAGATTATATGACAATTAAACGTAGCACGTCAAATATCAGACTTCATATTGGAAGCGACTGTGTACAATTGTATGAAGCATTACAAGATACAATCATCGAAAGTTTGACCATCCAGTGTGTCAATAGTTTTAATGTTTTAGCAGAAACATTGATAAACATTATCGGTTTAAAGGAGTTACGCATTAATTTTCAAACGTTTGGAGACTTTGACATACCTACATCCGTCGTGTATGTGTTTTTAATCTTCTCTTCGCTGTCATCCTCGTCTCTATTCAACCTTTTGAACAGCTTATCTTTACATAATCCAGGTGTGAAATGCAAAGTACTGTTCGAAATGACAGAACCTAAGGATAAATATGAAGTTGTCAGAACCAAACTGGATTCGTTGGAATGCATACGCGTTGAAAGATTCGAAACCTTAACACATATAATAGACTGTTTAGAAATGGCATGGAATTATACTGATGATGAAGATAAGATTGATGTAGATGATGCAGACAGTGAATTCTGTTGCTTTGATACCAAAGGTATAGAAGATGAAGATAGCGACCAAAATGAGGAAAGTGTTGCTTCTGACACTGATGATAACGATTACACATGTGCTCTCGGTGCTGACAATAAATCGTCGCATCAGTACTTATTGATGCACCTATGTATTAACAGTAGAAACTGTGTATTACCACCAACTTAAACAAGAATGTCTATGTGTGTAAAGGTAGAGTCTTAAGACAGATCTTAAGTACTTATAAGTTAACATGTATTGTCTGCGATCCGAAATAAGTacgcatttttattttcaatgcatattTATATTATGACAAACAATAGGATAAAATCTTCAACGCCAGAAGCAAATGATGTATGGCACAAAGGTATTGATGAATTAATCCTTTCAATAACCTTTCAAATCTTAGCCTTCAAAGTTATACTCGGTAAGGATGAAGATCAAAACAGTTCATGCTAAGTTCAGGATCACAAGCCCCATGCGCCGGGAGCGAaaaatcgtgttattttttaaattcgaCCCAACATTTGTAAAAGTATTACAAACTATGTACATTTCCAGCacggaaatttatttctgcgttaaATGAGACCGAgctcatggaaatcgctgcacaattgtcATCTTgcaattattttgttttccttttttatgcgAGGCTATAGTATACAAAAATGTACTCGTTTGGGTGCTCAGTGAATAGCTTTGAATTATATGTTGTGACCAGGTTGACTTTTTATGATtatataaatataggatctggcacgagttgtcataccatattttattaaacgagttcaggaagtTTGTTAGAaggcgagcctttggcgagcttactaacgaatttcttggacgagtttaataaaatatggtatgatatgccAACGAGtgtcacatgcttttaaatgagcaaattaaataaatatatacgcaaacataatgataaatcccaaatgttgtttacatttcgtgaccaAATTTGACTTTACAgcgtcatttcagcaaaacaacaaaatgcgattggtcaatcgaacgaaaactaagccgaTGAAAACGCTTACAAAGAATATTGCACATgtataagataaaaatattcgttatggttatattacatgggaaacagggtatggcatgtgataaattaaGTTATCACGAGTACATTGTAAGTGCTCCTTGGTTCCAAATAATAGGCATTTTATTGAGTTCCTTATATATGTACTGGTAGGCATAATTTAGAATGACTTAATAAGCCCTCAGTACGTTTAAATACCGATGGCATACTCTTGAACCATCTTACATTTAAGCATTAACTTCTTgaacaaaatattgcattaaaagaaaaatacataccattttgtatttgtattaaaatattgttctattttgtattaatgtattCGATAGAAAAGCAGTCAGATTTACAAACCAACAAAACTTAAATAGATGTCAACATGACACAAAGACCCGAATGTATAATGCTGTAAGGTTTATTTGCATTTAACCATGTCGTTTTTTAGCTTTTGACTAAGTTGTAGATAAGCAAATTTGTGAGACGTGGAACATTACTTACGGCAATGTCAAACAGTGGTGTATGTGGGTGAAACACAGAGGTCATTAAAACAAAGACTGAAAGAACACGAAGCAGATGTAAGACTCAAAAGGAAAAAACGGTCGCCGAGCAGTTCAACTCCCTCGAACATGGTATTGTCGATATGGGTGTCAGCATACTccagtgtatttgggatgattcGGAATCGTACCGTTAACTGAAAGCATTGTCCTGGATCAAAAAACTCCATACAGAAGTTCccaatggactaaatacaaaatcAACCACCGGAATTTTTATGGGAAGAGAAAGACAGTAAAATTAAACGACAGAGACTTGTACATATATTTTATCACCAATAAACAATATTCAATTAATCATGAGTTTtcaattgttaataacaatatgatGATGTTAACTTTACGGATCTAAATGAttataattgatgtgatgatatATTTGGGTTATGATGacgataatgacgatgatgatgatgatgatattatcattatttttattattattactgttcttctttttattattgttattgttattataagtTGAAGTAGTATAGTTATTATTGATATGATTATTGATTTATGGTTATAATTAATTGagttttaattatttgatttttttaatcatttgttgTAACATTGTAAATAGTAAAATActtatatttttgttgtaaaaatgatatttattattataatatgtaaGCAAAATTATTAATAgagttattattatcattattattttttgaagtAGTATTAATAtaagttattgttattatttattttttattattattgattttatattattatattattaatataattattattatttatgttttcataattagtTTATGATTAATTAtgtcataataaaaataattatattttcattacCATTATTTCTGTAACAGTGAATTTGTATATGCATATGTTTCTGGCGCTTATTTGCGTCACTGCTGTTTTTACGGCATGACCTCATTTCCTGTTTTTAATTTGTTGACGTCATTTGTTTTGTTGAAGtaacagaaagaaaatgtagcttatttgtaaaaacaaactttgaaaaaaccTATTTATgcgaaatatatcaggaaagagtgaaacttgttctgtgatAAGCATACTTTTCAACTCCGTCCCAGACGGAGACCAATTTTCaatagtgtttttgtttgtttttgttgattagattttttttatagataatttTAACTTGCCTAACACTGCggaaaatagttttgttttgttacaaaacatGTCTAATCTGAAGTGTAGGTATAATTGTTCATCAGGATCAGTATTACATAATAATACTGACGACATGCCAAGAAGTACGTCATAACTGAGCAAATATGTTCCTTCATAAAGTTATATTGTATCAACAAAGTAGAATTTTGAACACCAGGCAACAGAagcataatcataaaataattaaaggatACAAGTCGTTAGTTTGAAGATATGGACCGATTGTCTATTGGTTACATACGTACTTTGGCGATCGACGTTGTATGACCCGCCGATTCCGAGGCCTTAGCTGTAATAGTGTGTTTGAGGACACAAAAGGACTAAAATACAACTGAGCCATCGCCGACCTAGTGAAGCAAcatcatttcatcatcatcaaaCTTGCATCAGCGTGATGTATCCAACTAATAATTATCTGTACCGCCTGTCTGTCTTACATACCAACTCCACCCCCCAGAGACAGCATTGGTACATTTTTCCCTTCACGTTTTTTCTcagaaaaataatcaaaactcGATTAAAATTGTGAACCTCGGTATTTAGCTTGTCGATTAAATGGCTGACGAACCGAAAGCAACCGCCTCCAGAtgtatcgatcgctgattggtctGACAGGCGTTGAAATGTTAGTTTTGTTTGTGAAAAAGATTCTTGTTTGTATTTTAAGTGTTGAAATTGCTACAAAATGTAATCGTCTTCATCTTTAACCATTAAACATGCGACTTTAACATGTACCCTATTATTCTATTGTTTTTTGTCTTTGCTCATAATGTGTTTCAAAATGAGTAATTATTACCAtatgaacaaaaataaacaacaacattaaaaacattttgttacaAGGAATTGTTTTAACATCGTGGTCGAGGTACACTATTATCGACAGTTTATAGTGAGAGAGGTCGAATTACTTACTATATCTGCATTGTCCAGATTTTTACAAAGgcgttcaatttaaataaaagatacTTTTACTCTGAACCTTGACGGTCAGACGATTCTTAAACTAACTCAATACAATAACGAGGTGGATAGTAAGTAACGCTTAAGCGTTTCCGGTATTAAGGTATCTTAAAGACCCAAAACAGTTCATAATTAGGATTTAAGACAATACAATTCGGTCGAACTATTGCTCGTGTTCAGTTTTTGAAACGAAAAGGTAGAACATAAAATGTCACAAATTCACGAAGATACAATCGTTTGTATATTCGTAATATTGTTTACAATTCTAAAAATGCATTACGTTCTCAAGATTTCGGTCAGTTTTTTAAGGTACGCGGTATGAAATAGAGGTTTTTGCCAGACTTTAATCAAGATAAAAATGTAAAGGTAGGCTGATCTTATTGAGAGGATGTGATCTATTGCTTCCTTATGTTGAGAGTTATTTATCTTCGGTATTTCCCTTTGATAATGTACTACAGTTAAAGTTTGTCTGCTGCATATCTTTCCAAACTGTACGGGGTATCGACTCAAAATTAGATAAATATATATGCAGTGAAGTGCAGTGCATACGAGTCATAACACTTCTTTTCAACTTTAAGagttattacacattttattttttatttgtcctGAGCATACTTTGAAATCCATTAGAGGTCTCATCTTAAAACTTAATAGGTAGGTAAGTAGATCTTATTAAACCGATGTGCAGTTCAAATGAGCCGTAACGTGTGCATCTATATTTTAGAGTTATTGGCATGtgttaattaaagggatcttttcacgctttggtaaattgacaaaattgaaaaaaattgtttcagattcgcaaattttcgttatagttatgatatttgtgaggaaacagtaatactgaacatttaccatggtctaatatagccattatatgcatcttttgacgattttaaaagctaaaaattataaagcgttgcaacgcgaaacgattgaataatttggagagttctgtttttgtcgttaaattttttgaaactacgaagattgcttatataacgtataaaatacattatgaaTTTGTaaacggcggaatagctcagtaggctaaagcgtttttacttcaggactctggcaggactgcaggggtcactggttcgaaacctggtccgggcaatgttcttttccttttttaaattttattcttgattttttactggagcttttacgatccaatgtttacatttatcgatataaagcatttgatgaataagttaaaaaatgccaaaatctgtgaaaaggcccctttaaagctatTTAAATTTTGCCTGGGGAATATCTTGCAAACTTTACTATTTTTCAACTTAAACTTTTATAGTCAGATAACCATAACTCCTGCTTCAGTGATTTTCAAAAAGTGCATCTGTATGAAGCTTGCATTGTGAAATAACCATTAACTGAACGCATATGATCTCTGAAAAAGCTGCATGCAAGTTGGAAATTTAGGCACCACAGTTGCATTTCTAAATAAATATCCTCAAAcgttatcataaatataaatatctaaGCCTCTTGCAATGTAGATGTTtaccaaaaaatgtttttttcactgTGTTAATGCATCTTTAGTTTTCAAAAGCCTTTCAGTCCGTATGTGAATGTTTTTTATACCTACCGAGTAAgactgttttgttttaaaatgaaaaacttaAACTGGACTTATTTTAAGACATCCATGATAAGAAAAACTGATTAAAAAATGTATACCGTTACAAATGAAAGATATATGCATTTTACAGATATTTTCCATTACAAATAAATGTTCAGTCATGCAAATCAAACACGGGAGAGAAATATACATGTGATCCATACTAAAGATACATTTTCTATAATGACATTTTGTTTTCCGATAGGTCAGTCTTATTCAAAATCGGAGAACATTGACAATAGTTATGGGTAAAGAACACTCTGATTTCTATAACCACAATTAAAACGCCAAGTATTCCACCAATCAGATTCGGAAGTCCCTCACGGAGATTGACCTAACacaaaatggttgtttttggtgATTCTCCTAGCGTTTTCAAGAGTAAAACCCTTTCAACTTTCCTATTTATCGTGTTTTGGAGGCTTAGGTAATCATTTATTTAAGTTGGCGCATACTATTTCGGATTGGGTAATCATTTATTTAAGTTGGCGCATACTATGTAGTATTTCGTTGCTTTGACTTTAACGTGTTCAATATGTCCATGCCAATTGCAGTCAAAGATTGTTAACTTGTATAAAGGATTTGTATAACTTGACTTCTGAAGTTACACTGTTTGCATTTCCAAAGGCAAGATGATCGATAAGTTTTATTTTCTGCATATTTTTGCTGGGTTTAAATGAACAAGCCACAGCTCAGCCAACGTGTTAATTCGGTCATTGTCTGCTTGCATAGCTTTTGTTGATTCTTTAAGAGACCAACAATAAATCCTAGTGACACATCTGCTAATATGTAACcgaaattgtatttatgttttatattgttttgttttgtcctGTAGTCACATACCCGTGAAAGTAAGTATCACCTTATTCCAgccaaataaaataata
This is a stretch of genomic DNA from Dreissena polymorpha isolate Duluth1 chromosome 7, UMN_Dpol_1.0, whole genome shotgun sequence. It encodes these proteins:
- the LOC127837735 gene encoding uncharacterized protein LOC127837735 isoform X1 — translated: MEKHADFLEYVEKNNLHDLLRTPMLNSLIVCSWIDGAHLTGSMCTIYSILLDCLFKKTSDRIEYFQSAPFKCFENRQYLKPNFECLEALSKAGFHTLFCSEKENSVVFSDRELLKYISPEQKLVALKSGVLLERKSTQLTIRTSTCSLIYKSIQEFFAAFHCARDENVIDNNLKGYITQSDNLCLDMARVLQFLCGLDIKSANKLSVIIYEHSKSLDLQVRHQRELQSMVLNGYVEAIFDNKNAGDICLKLSYFDFTTLNINKHKHTDLKEILLINKSNVRTLRLNPDALRCLELSDFEEILHLSETCIERMYIYANDRTHLKTLTTSTYFEFMSTSYNLDLSSCQNLKKLHIDGPLNVLPNAFQGLSMLKCARLKCKCNFLNVSTCQNLNELYVGEHVTLLQNALIGLMNLKMLTVKSVCDTKITLDLSTCRGLEQLIIEGDVILLPNALCELVELKSIKLWCECVGLDVSSCHNLEEMVIFNGVTLASNVILELLKLIRVTIKGRCDTLDLSLCAHLEDVVIDGEVMLLPNALKGLRQLKRISLRCLCSDLDLTQCDNLECIDLGENVTVLPNTLANVKTMARFTLSNNGHKSADILKWWPVHMGGISLPPNLNNVVLRRLNFPPMWLKCLLGTLSKSDHPSQYTFDMCSITTNVESREQTSEGVTHLDYMTIKRSTSNIRLHIGSDCVQLYEALQDTIIESLTIQCVNSFNVLAETLINIIGLKELRINFQTFGDFDIPTSVVYVFLIFSSLSSSSLFNLLNSLSLHNPGVKCKVLFEMTEPKDKYEVVRTKLDSLECIRVERFETLTHIIDCLEMAWNYTDDEDKIDVDDADSEFCCFDTKGIEDEDSDQNEESVASDTDDNDYTCALGADNKSSHQYLLMHLCINSRNCVLPPT
- the LOC127837735 gene encoding uncharacterized protein LOC127837735 isoform X2; protein product: MASIAEVLSDQEKTNWLNACIALNILKSGLKDFVNQEMQRVKTHMFHSAHRKLNLPDTEMCTMCNVACLVPCPTKGYCKRSGKRCTNGHRRCPKNICNEISNLIIKELRHSKPSWANTEAEQWAFNQWQIAKCFLPPDGYTGVGSVEDTDFNGIISVMLNCKTFDLKLSFPIAHNQPNQCLLSKARAFGRAVRHTPNFTMKEDVLQDMFNTLSAILKDPKCLGNDISAQEAERKLNQLRNDKMTSPEMIQLVLYAQNEKKRITEENKIDFRHRLVELYNKLRSVPVFPLVPCNDRPLRKIYCTPILLHIPKHTFGSRTNTEKIRTYMDIIFTNGELNKNVFIQGEPGIGKSIFVAKMVLDWCDASLSKHPSSKKTAFCDIETLLVYKFVFLVTLRDANRQREVIDMIKSQIVDEIYSSEEDRGNAYTIVQQIMKSEMCLVIQDGMDEWSDYNGVNVLPVMVLCHSHSTVKSTAYLNWLELKMKRGSVERS